The proteins below are encoded in one region of Bacillus vallismortis:
- the rpsN gene encoding 30S ribosomal protein S14, whose amino-acid sequence MAKKSMIAKQQRTPKFKVQEYTRCERCGRPHSVIRKFKLCRICFRELAYKGQIPGVKKASW is encoded by the coding sequence GTGGCTAAAAAGTCTATGATTGCGAAACAACAACGTACACCAAAGTTTAAAGTACAAGAGTACACACGCTGTGAACGCTGCGGACGTCCGCATTCAGTCATTCGTAAATTTAAACTTTGCCGTATTTGTTTCCGTGAGCTTGCATATAAAGGACAAATTCCTGGCGTGAAAAAAGCCAGCTGGTAA
- the rplE gene encoding 50S ribosomal protein L5: MNRLKEKYNKEIAPALMTKFNYDSVMQVPKIEKIVINMGVGDAVQNAKAIDSAVEELTFIAGQKPVVTRAKKSIAGFRLREGMPIGAKVTLRGERMYDFLDKLISVSLPRVRDFRGVSKKSFDGRGNYTLGVKEQLIFPEIDYDKVTKVRGMDIVIVTTANTDEEARELLTQVGMPFQK; encoded by the coding sequence ATGAACCGCCTTAAAGAAAAGTACAATAAAGAAATTGCACCTGCTTTAATGACAAAGTTCAACTATGATTCTGTCATGCAAGTGCCTAAAATCGAAAAAATCGTAATCAACATGGGTGTTGGTGACGCTGTTCAAAACGCGAAAGCAATCGACAGTGCTGTTGAAGAATTAACGTTTATCGCAGGTCAAAAACCTGTCGTTACTCGTGCGAAGAAATCAATTGCTGGATTCCGTCTGCGTGAAGGAATGCCTATCGGTGCGAAAGTAACTCTTCGCGGAGAGCGCATGTATGATTTCCTTGATAAACTTATTTCTGTATCTTTACCGCGTGTACGTGACTTCCGCGGGGTTTCTAAAAAATCTTTCGACGGTCGCGGTAACTACACACTTGGTGTTAAAGAACAGTTAATCTTCCCTGAAATTGACTACGATAAAGTAACTAAGGTTCGCGGAATGGACATCGTTATCGTAACAACTGCTAATACTGACGAAGAAGCTCGTGAGCTATTAACTCAAGTAGGTATGCCGTTCCAGAAATAA
- the rplX gene encoding 50S ribosomal protein L24: MHVKKGDKVMVISGKDKGKQGTILAAFPKKDRVLVEGVNMVKKHSKPTQANPQGGISNQEAPIHVSNVMPLDPKTGEVTRVGYKVEDGKKVRVAKKSGQVLDK, encoded by the coding sequence ATGCATGTTAAAAAAGGCGATAAAGTAATGGTTATCTCTGGTAAAGATAAAGGCAAACAAGGAACAATCCTTGCTGCTTTCCCTAAAAAGGACCGCGTTTTAGTTGAAGGTGTGAACATGGTGAAGAAGCACTCTAAACCAACTCAAGCTAACCCTCAAGGCGGTATTTCTAATCAAGAGGCGCCAATTCATGTATCAAACGTTATGCCGCTCGATCCTAAAACAGGTGAAGTGACTCGCGTAGGATACAAAGTGGAAGATGGCAAAAAAGTTCGTGTAGCAAAAAAATCTGGGCAAGTTCTAGATAAATAG
- the rplN gene encoding 50S ribosomal protein L14: MIQQETRLKVADNSGAREVLTIKVLGGSGRKTANIGDVIVCTVKQATPGGVVKKGEVVRAVIVRTKSGARRSDGSYISFDENACVIIRDDKSPRGTRIFGPVARELRENNFMKIVSLAPEVI, from the coding sequence ATGATTCAACAAGAGACTCGTTTAAAAGTAGCTGACAACTCTGGCGCTCGTGAAGTGCTTACTATTAAAGTTCTCGGTGGTTCTGGACGCAAAACAGCTAACATTGGTGATGTCATTGTTTGCACGGTTAAACAAGCAACACCAGGAGGCGTTGTCAAAAAAGGTGAAGTCGTAAGAGCTGTTATCGTTCGCACGAAAAGCGGAGCACGCAGAAGCGACGGTTCATACATCAGCTTCGATGAGAATGCATGTGTTATCATCCGTGACGACAAGAGCCCACGTGGAACTCGTATCTTCGGACCAGTTGCTCGTGAGTTGCGTGAAAACAACTTTATGAAAATTGTTTCTCTAGCTCCAGAAGTTATCTAA
- the rpsQ gene encoding 30S ribosomal protein S17 — protein MSERNQRKVYQGRVVSDKMDKTITVVVETYKKHTLYGKRVKYSKKFKAHDENNQAKIGDIVKIMETRPLSATKRFRLVEVVEEAVII, from the coding sequence ATGAGCGAACGTAACCAGCGCAAAGTTTACCAAGGCCGTGTAGTTTCTGACAAAATGGATAAAACCATCACTGTTGTTGTTGAAACATACAAAAAACATACACTTTACGGTAAACGCGTAAAATACTCAAAAAAATTCAAAGCACATGATGAAAATAATCAAGCTAAAATCGGTGACATCGTAAAGATCATGGAAACTCGTCCATTGTCTGCAACTAAGCGTTTCCGTCTAGTTGAAGTTGTCGAAGAAGCTGTTATTATCTAA
- the rpmC gene encoding 50S ribosomal protein L29 — MKANEIRDLTTAEIEQKVKSLKEELFNLRFQLATGQLENTARIREVRKAIARMKTVIREREIAANK; from the coding sequence ATGAAAGCTAATGAAATTCGTGACCTTACCACTGCTGAAATTGAACAAAAAGTAAAGTCTCTTAAAGAAGAACTTTTCAATCTTCGCTTTCAATTAGCGACAGGACAACTTGAAAATACTGCTCGCATTCGTGAAGTGCGCAAAGCTATCGCGCGCATGAAAACTGTGATTCGTGAAAGAGAAATTGCTGCTAATAAATAA
- the rplP gene encoding 50S ribosomal protein L16, which translates to MLLPKRVKYRREHRGKMRGRAKGGTEVHFGEFGIQALEASWITNRQIEAARIAMTRYMKRGGKVWIKIFPSKPYTAKPLEVRMGSGKGAPEGWVAVVKPGKVLFEISGVSEEVAREALRLASHKLPIKTKFVKREEIGGESNES; encoded by the coding sequence ATGTTATTACCAAAACGCGTTAAATATCGCAGAGAGCATCGCGGAAAAATGCGTGGTCGTGCGAAAGGCGGTACTGAAGTACATTTCGGTGAGTTCGGTATCCAAGCTCTTGAAGCTTCTTGGATCACTAACCGTCAAATCGAAGCTGCACGTATTGCGATGACTCGTTACATGAAACGTGGCGGTAAAGTTTGGATCAAAATTTTCCCTTCTAAACCTTACACTGCTAAACCACTTGAGGTACGTATGGGATCCGGTAAAGGGGCTCCAGAAGGTTGGGTAGCTGTTGTAAAACCGGGCAAAGTTTTATTTGAGATTTCTGGTGTGTCTGAAGAGGTAGCTCGTGAAGCACTTCGTCTTGCATCTCATAAATTGCCAATTAAAACGAAGTTCGTAAAACGTGAAGAAATTGGTGGTGAATCAAATGAAAGCTAA
- the rpsC gene encoding 30S ribosomal protein S3, with amino-acid sequence MGQKVNPVGLRIGVIRDWESKWYAGKDYADFLHEDLKIREYISKRLSDASVSKVEIERAANRVNITIHTAKPGMVIGKGGSEVEALRKALNSLTGKRVHINILEIKRADLDAQLVADNIARQLENRVSFRRAQKQQIQRTMRAGAQGVKTMVSGRLGGADIARSEYYSEGTVPLHTLRADIDYATSEADTTYGKLGVKVWIYRGEVLPTKKKTEEGGK; translated from the coding sequence GTGGGTCAAAAGGTAAATCCAGTCGGTCTTCGTATCGGAGTCATTCGTGATTGGGAATCTAAGTGGTACGCTGGTAAAGATTACGCTGACTTCCTGCACGAAGATTTAAAAATTCGTGAATACATTAGCAAACGCCTTTCTGACGCTTCTGTTTCTAAAGTGGAAATCGAGCGTGCAGCAAATCGCGTTAACATTACGATCCACACAGCTAAGCCTGGTATGGTTATCGGTAAAGGCGGTTCTGAAGTTGAAGCACTTCGCAAAGCCCTTAACAGCCTTACTGGCAAGCGTGTACACATTAACATTCTTGAAATCAAAAGAGCAGATCTTGATGCACAGCTAGTTGCTGACAACATCGCTCGTCAATTAGAAAACCGTGTTTCTTTCCGCCGTGCGCAGAAACAACAAATCCAACGTACTATGCGTGCTGGAGCACAAGGTGTGAAAACAATGGTTTCTGGTCGTCTTGGCGGTGCAGATATCGCTCGTTCTGAATACTACAGTGAAGGAACTGTTCCATTGCACACATTACGTGCGGACATTGACTATGCAACATCTGAAGCTGACACTACTTACGGTAAGCTTGGTGTGAAAGTCTGGATCTATCGTGGAGAGGTTCTTCCTACTAAGAAGAAAACTGAGGAAGGAGGAAAATAA
- the rplV gene encoding 50S ribosomal protein L22 codes for MQAKAVARTVRIAPRKARLVMDLIRGKQVGEAVSILNLTPRAASPIIEKVLKSAIANAEHNYEMDVNNLVISQAFVDEGPTLKRFRPRAMGRASQINKRTSHITIVVSEKKEG; via the coding sequence ATGCAAGCTAAAGCTGTTGCAAGAACAGTCCGAATTGCTCCTCGTAAAGCACGTCTAGTAATGGACCTGATTCGAGGCAAGCAAGTAGGTGAGGCAGTATCAATCTTGAACCTTACACCAAGAGCTGCTTCTCCAATTATCGAGAAAGTATTAAAATCCGCTATTGCAAATGCTGAGCATAACTATGAAATGGACGTTAACAACCTTGTTATTTCTCAAGCATTCGTTGACGAAGGCCCTACGTTAAAAAGATTCCGCCCACGTGCTATGGGACGTGCGAGCCAAATCAACAAACGTACGAGCCACATTACAATCGTTGTATCAGAAAAGAAGGAGGGATAA
- the rpsS gene encoding 30S ribosomal protein S19, whose product MARSLKKGPFVDGHLMTKIEKLNESDKKQVVKTWSRRSTIFPQFIGHTIAVYDGRKHVPVFISEDMVGHKLGEFAPTRTYKGHASDDKKTRR is encoded by the coding sequence ATGGCTCGCAGCTTGAAAAAAGGACCATTTGTCGATGGACACTTGATGACAAAAATCGAGAAATTAAACGAATCAGACAAGAAACAAGTGGTAAAAACTTGGTCTCGTCGTTCTACTATTTTCCCACAGTTTATTGGTCACACAATCGCAGTCTATGACGGACGTAAACACGTGCCTGTATTCATCTCTGAAGATATGGTAGGGCATAAGTTGGGTGAATTCGCTCCAACTCGTACGTACAAAGGCCATGCTAGTGATGACAAAAAAACAAGACGCTAA
- the rplB gene encoding 50S ribosomal protein L2, whose protein sequence is MAIKKYKPTSNGRRGMTTSDFAEITTDKPEKSLLAPLHKKGGRNNQGKLTVRHQGGGHKRQYRVIDFKRDKDGIPGRVATVEYDPNRSANIALINYADGEKRYILAPKGIQVGTEIMSGPEADIKVGNALPLINIPVGTVVHNIELKPGKGGQLVRSAGTSAQVLGKEGKYVLVRLNSGEVRMILSACRASIGQVGNEQHELINVGKAGRSRWKGIRPTVRGSVMNPNDHPHGGGEGRAPIGRKSPMSPWGKPTLGFKTRKKKNKSDKFIVRRRKNK, encoded by the coding sequence ATGGCGATTAAAAAGTATAAACCGACCTCTAATGGACGTCGTGGCATGACAACTTCAGATTTTGCTGAAATCACGACTGACAAGCCGGAAAAATCCTTGCTTGCTCCCCTTCACAAAAAAGGCGGACGTAATAACCAAGGTAAATTGACTGTACGTCACCAAGGTGGCGGACATAAACGCCAATACCGTGTTATCGACTTCAAGCGCGATAAAGATGGTATACCTGGACGCGTTGCTACAGTTGAATACGATCCAAACCGTTCAGCTAACATCGCTCTAATCAACTATGCAGACGGAGAAAAACGTTACATTCTTGCTCCTAAAGGAATTCAAGTGGGTACTGAAATCATGTCAGGTCCTGAAGCTGACATCAAAGTAGGTAATGCACTTCCTCTTATCAACATTCCTGTTGGTACAGTAGTGCACAACATTGAATTAAAACCTGGTAAAGGCGGACAGCTTGTACGTTCAGCTGGTACATCTGCTCAGGTTCTTGGTAAAGAAGGTAAATACGTTCTTGTACGTCTTAACTCTGGTGAAGTTCGCATGATTCTTTCTGCTTGCCGTGCATCTATCGGTCAAGTAGGTAACGAACAGCATGAACTTATCAACGTTGGTAAAGCTGGACGTTCTCGCTGGAAAGGCATCCGCCCTACAGTTCGTGGTTCTGTAATGAACCCTAACGATCACCCACACGGTGGTGGTGAAGGACGTGCGCCAATCGGACGTAAATCACCAATGTCTCCATGGGGCAAACCAACTCTTGGATTCAAGACACGTAAGAAAAAGAACAAATCTGATAAATTTATCGTACGTCGTCGTAAAAATAAATAA
- the rplW gene encoding 50S ribosomal protein L23, which yields MKDPRDVLKRPVITERSADLMAEKKYTFEVDVRANKTEVKDAVESIFGVKVDKVNIMNYKGKSKRVGRYTGMTSRRRKAIVKLTADSKEIEIFEA from the coding sequence ATGAAAGATCCTCGTGATGTTCTAAAGCGCCCCGTCATTACTGAACGTTCTGCTGATTTAATGGCTGAAAAGAAATATACGTTTGAAGTTGATGTAAGAGCTAACAAAACAGAAGTGAAAGACGCGGTTGAAAGCATCTTTGGAGTGAAAGTTGATAAAGTCAACATCATGAACTACAAAGGTAAATCAAAACGTGTCGGACGCTACACTGGTATGACTAGCCGTCGCAGAAAAGCGATCGTAAAACTTACTGCAGACAGCAAAGAAATCGAAATTTTTGAAGCTTAA
- the rplD gene encoding 50S ribosomal protein L4: protein MPKVALYNQNGSTAGDIELNASVFGIEPNESVVFDAILMQRASLRQGSHKVKNRSEVRGGGRKPWRQKGTGRARQGSIRSPQWRGGGVVFGPTPRSYSYKLPKKVRRLAIKSVLSSKVIDNNIIVLEDLTLDTAKTKEMAAVLKGLSVEKKALIVTVDANEAVALSARNIPGVTVVEANGINVLDVVNHEKLLITKAAVEKVEEVLA from the coding sequence ATGCCAAAAGTAGCATTATACAACCAAAACGGTTCTACTGCTGGTGACATCGAATTAAACGCTTCTGTATTTGGTATCGAGCCAAATGAGAGTGTTGTATTCGACGCTATTCTTATGCAAAGAGCTTCCTTACGTCAAGGATCTCACAAAGTAAAAAATCGTTCTGAAGTACGCGGCGGAGGTCGTAAACCATGGCGTCAAAAAGGTACTGGACGTGCCCGTCAAGGTTCCATCCGTTCACCGCAATGGCGCGGAGGTGGTGTCGTATTCGGCCCAACACCACGCAGCTATTCTTACAAATTACCTAAAAAAGTTCGCCGCTTGGCAATCAAATCAGTATTGTCTTCTAAAGTGATCGACAATAACATCATCGTACTTGAAGATCTTACTCTTGATACGGCTAAAACAAAAGAAATGGCAGCTGTCCTTAAAGGATTATCTGTTGAGAAAAAAGCTTTAATCGTAACTGTGGATGCTAACGAAGCAGTCGCTTTATCTGCTCGCAACATTCCAGGAGTTACTGTTGTTGAAGCTAACGGAATCAACGTTTTAGACGTTGTCAACCACGAGAAGCTTCTGATTACAAAAGCAGCGGTTGAAAAAGTAGAGGAGGTGCTTGCATAA
- the rplC gene encoding 50S ribosomal protein L3 — MTKGILGRKIGMTQVFAENGDLIPVTVIEAAPNVVLQKKSAENDGYEAIQLGFDDKREKLSNKPEKGHVAKAETAPKRFVKELRGVEMDAYEVGQEVKVEIFSAGEIVDVTGVSKGKGFQGAIKRHGQSRGPMSHGSRYHRRPGSMGPVDPNRVFKGKLLPGRMGGDQITVQNLEIVKVDAERNLLLIKGNVPGPKKTLITVKSAVKSK, encoded by the coding sequence ATGACCAAAGGAATCTTAGGAAGAAAAATTGGTATGACGCAAGTATTCGCAGAAAACGGTGATCTTATTCCGGTAACTGTTATTGAAGCTGCTCCAAACGTTGTTCTTCAAAAGAAATCAGCTGAAAACGATGGCTACGAGGCTATCCAGCTTGGTTTTGACGACAAACGTGAAAAGCTTTCTAACAAACCAGAAAAAGGACACGTTGCAAAAGCGGAAACTGCTCCTAAGCGCTTCGTTAAAGAATTACGCGGAGTGGAAATGGATGCGTATGAAGTTGGTCAGGAAGTCAAGGTTGAAATTTTCTCTGCTGGAGAAATCGTAGATGTAACAGGAGTATCTAAAGGTAAAGGTTTCCAAGGTGCGATCAAGCGCCACGGACAATCTCGCGGACCTATGTCTCACGGTTCACGCTACCACCGTCGTCCTGGTTCAATGGGACCTGTAGATCCTAACCGTGTATTCAAAGGCAAATTATTACCTGGACGTATGGGCGGAGATCAAATCACTGTTCAAAACCTTGAAATCGTTAAAGTTGATGCAGAGCGCAATCTTCTTTTGATCAAAGGTAACGTACCTGGTCCGAAGAAAACTTTAATCACTGTTAAAAGTGCTGTTAAATCTAAATAA
- the rpsJ gene encoding 30S ribosomal protein S10, with translation MAKQKIRIRLKAYDHRILDQSAEKIVETAKRSGASVSGPIPLPTEKSVYTILRAVHKYKDSREQFEMRTHKRLIDIVNPTPQTVDALMRLDLPSGVDIEIKL, from the coding sequence ATGGCAAAACAAAAAATTCGTATTCGTTTGAAAGCATATGATCATAGAATCCTTGATCAATCTGCAGAGAAGATTGTTGAAACGGCAAAACGTTCTGGTGCCAGCGTATCTGGTCCGATCCCGTTGCCAACTGAAAAATCAGTTTACACAATCCTTCGTGCGGTGCACAAATACAAAGATTCTCGTGAGCAATTTGAAATGCGTACACATAAACGTCTAATCGACATTGTGAACCCAACACCACAAACTGTTGATGCTCTTATGCGATTAGATTTACCATCTGGTGTCGATATCGAAATTAAACTTTAA
- a CDS encoding alpha/beta fold hydrolase: MIPEKKSIAIMKELSIDKTKQMLMISGADINNPLLLFLHGGPGTPQIGYVRHYQKELEKHFTVVHWDQRGAGLSYSKRIPQNSMTISHFISDSIQVVQWVLKRFSRTKLYLAGHSWGSLLALHVLQQRPDLFYAYYGISQVVNPHNEESAAYQFIREMSDVRSAGIVSKAIRFIGAPPWDKDIYHHIYRFCVEMSRGGFTHQRRQSLALFFQMLTGKEYGVKNMHKFLNGLRFSKKHLTGEMYRFNGFTSIPSIKLPCFFISGRHDLIVPAEISKQYYQRLEAPEKRWIQFENSAHTPHIEEPFLFASTLRRHALYHL, encoded by the coding sequence ATGATTCCTGAAAAGAAATCAATCGCGATCATGAAAGAACTGAGCATTGATAAAACGAAGCAAATGCTGATGATTAGTGGGGCTGATATAAATAATCCATTGCTGCTTTTTTTACATGGCGGACCGGGTACTCCTCAAATCGGATATGTTAGGCATTATCAAAAAGAGCTGGAAAAGCATTTTACAGTCGTACATTGGGATCAAAGAGGAGCCGGGCTTTCTTATTCAAAACGAATTCCTCAGAACTCCATGACAATTAGTCATTTCATTAGTGACTCAATTCAAGTGGTCCAATGGGTCCTAAAACGTTTTTCAAGAACAAAACTATATCTTGCGGGCCATTCGTGGGGATCACTGCTAGCTCTTCATGTACTGCAGCAGCGTCCGGATTTGTTTTACGCCTATTATGGAATCAGTCAGGTTGTTAACCCTCACAATGAAGAATCAGCTGCTTATCAATTTATTCGAGAAATGTCTGATGTGAGGAGTGCCGGTATAGTATCCAAGGCCATACGTTTTATTGGCGCTCCACCTTGGGATAAGGATATCTATCATCATATCTATCGGTTTTGTGTCGAGATGAGCAGGGGAGGATTCACTCACCAACGTCGTCAGTCCCTTGCACTATTTTTTCAAATGCTTACTGGCAAAGAGTATGGTGTAAAAAACATGCACAAATTCCTCAATGGGCTGCGTTTCAGTAAAAAACATTTAACCGGTGAGATGTACCGTTTTAATGGATTCACATCAATTCCTTCTATTAAATTGCCGTGTTTTTTTATTTCGGGGAGACATGATCTAATTGTTCCTGCTGAAATATCGAAACAGTATTACCAACGGCTTGAGGCACCTGAAAAGCGATGGATTCAATTTGAGAATTCCGCGCACACCCCGCACATCGAAGAGCCATTTCTATTTGCGAGTACACTGAGGCGCCACGCGCTGTACCACTTATGA
- the tuf gene encoding elongation factor Tu — protein MAKEKFDRSKSHANIGTIGHVDHGKTTLTAAITTVLHKKSGKGTAMAYDQIDGAPEERERGITISTAHVEYETETRHYAHVDCPGHADYVKNMITGAAQMDGAILVVSAADGPMPQTREHILLSKNVGVPYIVVFLNKCDMVDDEELLELVEMEVRDLLSEYDFPGDDVPVIKGSALKALEGDADYEAKIFELMDAVDEYIPTPERDTEKPFMMPVEDVFSITGRGTVATGRVERGQVKVGDEVEIIGLQEENKKTTVTGVEMFRKLLDYAEAGDNIGALLRGVAREDIQRGQVLAKPGTITPHSKFKAEVYVLSKEEGGRHTPFFSNYRPQFYFRTTDVTGIIQLPEGVEMVMPGDNTEMIVELISTIAIEEGTRFSIREGGRTVGSGVVSTITE, from the coding sequence ATGGCTAAAGAAAAATTCGACCGTTCCAAATCACATGCCAATATTGGTACAATTGGACACGTTGACCATGGTAAAACAACATTAACTGCTGCTATCACAACAGTACTTCATAAGAAATCTGGTAAAGGTACAGCTATGGCGTACGATCAAATTGATGGTGCACCAGAAGAGCGCGAGCGCGGAATCACAATCTCTACTGCACACGTAGAGTACGAAACTGAAACTCGTCACTATGCACACGTTGACTGCCCAGGACACGCTGACTATGTTAAAAACATGATCACTGGTGCTGCGCAAATGGACGGAGCTATCCTTGTAGTATCTGCTGCTGATGGCCCAATGCCACAAACTCGTGAGCACATCCTTCTTTCTAAAAACGTTGGTGTACCTTACATCGTTGTATTCTTAAACAAATGCGACATGGTAGACGACGAAGAGCTTCTTGAACTAGTTGAAATGGAAGTTCGCGATCTTCTTAGCGAATACGACTTCCCTGGTGATGATGTACCAGTAATCAAAGGTTCTGCTCTTAAAGCACTTGAAGGTGACGCTGACTACGAAGCGAAAATCTTCGAACTTATGGATGCGGTTGATGAGTACATCCCAACTCCAGAGCGTGACACTGAAAAACCATTCATGATGCCAGTTGAGGACGTATTCTCAATCACTGGTCGTGGTACAGTTGCTACTGGACGTGTTGAGCGCGGACAAGTTAAAGTCGGTGACGAAGTAGAAATCATCGGTCTTCAAGAAGAAAACAAGAAAACAACTGTTACAGGTGTTGAAATGTTCCGTAAGCTTCTTGATTACGCTGAAGCTGGAGACAACATTGGAGCCCTTCTTCGTGGTGTAGCTCGTGAAGATATCCAACGTGGTCAAGTACTTGCTAAACCAGGTACAATCACTCCACACAGCAAATTCAAAGCTGAAGTTTACGTTCTTTCTAAAGAAGAGGGTGGACGTCATACTCCATTCTTCTCTAACTACCGTCCTCAGTTCTACTTCCGTACAACTGACGTAACTGGTATCATCCAACTTCCAGAAGGCGTAGAAATGGTTATGCCTGGAGACAACACAGAAATGATCGTTGAACTTATCTCTACAATCGCTATCGAAGAAGGAACTCGTTTCTCTATTCGTGAAGGCGGACGTACTGTTGGTTCAGGCGTTGTTTCTACAATCACTGAGTAA